Genomic DNA from Streptomyces sp. GS7:
CCACTGGGACGCCATCGTCCAGACCGTCGGCCTGGCCACGTGGCGGCAGCTCGGGAAGCAGCGCCCGCATGCGGCTCAGGCGCGTGTCAAGATCTTCGCGCAGCTTGGCATACTCCACCGCGTAGTCGGGTTCCGGCTCACGTACGTAGCGGCTGGGCGTGAGGTCCACCTCGTCGTCGAGCAGATCGATCAGCGGCACCTCCGCCTCTTGGTGCGACTGAGGCTCCCACGGTCCGTCGGGGCTATTGGCGCTGAGATCCACCATGCGTACGGTCCCCGTTGCCCGCCCAGGGGCGGGGGGGCGGCTCAGCAGCCACAGGTGTAGAGGAAGTGCGTGGCTGGCAGCGAGGCCCTGCGGTAGAGCTACCACTGCGGCGACGCCACCGCGTCGCACCAACTCCGCCCGGATTCTGCGACCGGAGCGGCGATGGGCGACCGATGCTGGCAGGACCACCACAGCTCGCCCGCCAGGTGCCGTGTGGTAGTAGCAATGCTGAAGCCAGGCGAGTTCGCTCTCCCCGCGTGAGGGCACACCCGCCCCCCAGCGCGCATCGATGAGCAGCTGCTCCCGGCCCCAGTCGGCAACGGCGGTCGGCGGCTCGCACACGACCAGGTCCGCCCGGAGATCGGGGAACGCGTCAGCCCGCAACGAGTCGCCCGCCACGACCTGAACCGGCGCCGCCGTCCCGGTGGCGGCCAAGGCCGCGCGCACCTGAGCCACGCGCGTCGCGTCTACGTGTGTGTCCTGTCCCAGCCTGCACTGGACCGCACCGCCGCCCACCGCAACGAGAAGCGAGCCGATGCCGCATGCGGGGTCGAAGACGGTGCCAGAGGTTTCACCAGCGAATTCCCGGACAGCGCGAGCCAGCCGCGGTGTCGAGGCCCCGTCCAACGCAGCGCGCGCAGTGGACTCCAGCAGACGGCCACAGAGTCCGTCCATCACTTCCGTGGGCGTCCGCTGCGCGACCAGCCCGTCGACCGCCCCGCGTGCAGCCCGGTCGGTCAACTCACCGCGGCCGCCGAGGAGATAGTCCCCAACCGCAGCCAGCGCAATGGCCATGTTCTCGCCGTAGGTGCCACGCAGTGCCTGCCAGAGCCGAACCTCCCCGCTGACCTCGCGGCCTTCTCGCTGATCCTGCAGCCACTGCTGCACCTGGGCAAGTGAGAACAGTGGACTTACCGAGGTACCGCCGACGGGCGAGGGGAAGTCCGAACGGCGCCTGCGCCAGTTGGAAACCGCAGCGCGCGTCACTCCCGCCAACCGTGCGATCTCCGCAGCGGTCACCGCGGCACCAGGCGCCTCGTTTTCTGTGGCCATGGCACGACCGTACACTAGAGTCAGCATCGCCCCAAGTTACATCACGTTGACATCGTCAACCGAGTAATGGGAGCTTGTCGTCAAGCGCCCGGCAATGCGGACGCCCACGCCACACACGCCCAAGTCGCTTCCAGCCCGCTGGGGGTCGAGTGAGGGGAATCGATCATGGCCACTGATCACCAGCACGACGAAGAGGACAGCCGCGAGAGCATCGACAGTCTCTGCCGTGACTGGGAGCGCCTGGTCTTTCGGCTGCGCAGAACTGGTGACGAGGTCCGTGCCCTCCACGCGCGCATGACGCCGTGGCACGGGTCAGAACCGCGACGCGCGGCCGACTGGGAATGGATCATGAAAGCGTTCGCGCGAGAAGCCGCAACCGCCAACAGAAGCAACTTCGAGAGCTTGATCTTCCGAACCACAGAACTGCACCACCGTGGTACCGAGATCCTCAATCCGGACCGCGGACCCCAGCCCATCCCGTCACCGTTTGTGCGACGGATGCCCGAAGATCAGGCCAAGACCGAAGCTGAGCGCTACGAACGCCAGGGTCGACATGTGCTCGCCTACCAAGAACACATCCGTCACTGCCTCGACCATTTCGTCACCGCTTGGACGGCACTCATCGACGGCTGCTCGATCTGTGACTGGGAGATGATCGACGACGAATTCCCCAAGCTCGCCGAGTTGACCACAGAAGCCCAACGAGCCTTCGACATCTGGGTATCGCTCGACCGATAGCTGCACATCACCAGGCAGGGGGGTGAGGACGGCGCGACCCGAAGCGTCCACGTTGGCCGAGAGTAGCGAGAAGCCCCAGACAAGGCACGATGCACAGGGTATCCACCGGAATACCTGCAGGCCGTGAAGACCTTCCTGAGCGCGGGGAGGAACAGCACTGCTCCTGTAAGCGGATCTGTGGACTGCCTGCCGGAGCGCCTGGGGCTCTGCGCTAATCAGATCGCCAATATGGCGGGTAGCGGGTGATCCGTTGTAGCTGCGTGGTTCGCCGACCACGTCCCAGATGCAACCGTTCCATTCGACGCGCGCCGGCGACGCAGGCTCGGAGGAGCCGCGGCCATGGGCGGGGTCGGGAAGAGGTCGACGGGGCCGGTGACCTGAGATCGCCCCAGATCAACTTGATGAAGGTGCGAGGGTGTTGAGATAGATGCTGGAGTGGCCGCCCTTCTCGGTGCGGCAGTGGGAGGTCTCCTCGGCGCGGGCGGGACCATCGGCGCGGCTGCGCTGACCGGACCAACTCAAGGGCGCAGCCAGCACTCACAGTGGCGACGCCAGGGGCGGCGCGAGGTTTACAGCCGGTTCCTTGAGGCCATTACGGCTGTGGCACCGTAGACGGGAGCTGCGACCAGGCTGAACGGCATCGACGCGCTCGTATCACGACCGAAAGGCCCCGTCACGGGCCAGTCGTAACGGACTAGATTCAGCACATCCGCAGCATTCACGAGCCATGCTCGTCGATGAGCTACATAGGCCCCGTCCTGCACTACCCCCTCGGCGAAGGCACCCGACTCTGTCGCCTGGCAACGCCTGCAACAAATCAACGAGCATCTGAAACGCAGGAGCGGGGCGGCTGTGCGGCCATCCTGAAATCCGCGCGCACACGGTCCCAGCGGCTGAGCAGGGATGGTAACTGACAGCCACGCATGGTCTCCGCCGACGTACCGTGCACCGCACACATCACCAATGGCAGGGAGCTTGGGGGCGCGCGGTGACCGAACTGAAGATCCCGGAGATCTACTGGGACGACGAGAGCGCCATACACCTGCTGGTCGAGTACTTCACCAGCCGACGCTCGACCGGCGATCTGTTCTACTCCGGCGCGCACTTCGAGCGCCTGGGCGGGGGCGGTGACGCCAAGCACGTCGCCGACCGCTTCGACACCAACGACTTGGTGGCCATCACCATGCTCAGCGTTTCCCTTGAGCCGCACGGAGCGATCAACTTGCTGACCGATCCCGACGGGCACTGGGCACGACTGCTGTCGCTCATCCCTCGCGACGCCCGCTTGGAGGATCCTGGAAGCGATGCCCTCATAGCAGAGGGCGGGCCCGCATGGGAGTTGTGGGAACGCCTGGCTGACAAGAAACACTCGAACAAGCCCGACGGCAGCGGCCCGGTCATCGCAGGCAAGCTACTGGCCCGCAAGCGTCCCCACCTGATCCCGATCTACGACATCCGCATAAAACAGCTCTTCCAACGGCCGAAGAACGATCACTCCTTCTGGGCCGCGCTGGCAGCGGCCCTCCGGGCGGACAACGGCACCTTCTACGACCAGCTGGTCCATCTTCGTAACAAGGCAGGTATCGGCGAGGACATAGGCGTCCTGCGCATATTCGACGTCATCGCCTGGATGCACCAAGGCGGGTAGAGTCAGGCGGCAGCGACCTGAGTGCCATGGCCACGCGCATTGGGCTCCTCTCTGGTCGACGCAGATCCTCTGTTTGCCGGCGACGGCGGCTGGACTGCTTGCCCGCAGGGCAGAGCGACACCGCAGCGTGGCGAGACCGCGTCCCGGCCGAAACGCCGGTCCAGCCCTTGAATGCGGGCTCCTGCCAAGGACTCCAAGCTGCAGCCAAGCGCCGACTGCCTACCGTTTCAACCGATAACTACGACGCCGTTGTCCACCCGCCCTGCCTGCCGACCTGAGAACTGCTTTCCGACTTCAGCTTCGCCATCGCAGGCGCAAGGTGTTTTCTCCAGGAATTCCACCATTCAGTTGATTCCGAGATGCGCCGAGAATCAATATATATCACGTCTCGCGAGATAGAGCCGCGCTGCGGATCATGCTCGATATCGCCCGCCCGAACCAAGACCTGGTATGCATCTGGCCAACTAGCAGGATTATCCAAGTCTATACGAAGATCATCAACGATCCTGCGCAATACCGCCTGACTCGACAAGACGCGCTCAATGGACCTTGTACCCGTTCCGTGAGCACCCGCAATACTGACGATAAAGTGACCCGACCCCCTATCTTCGTCCACGAGTACGTTAGGAATCTTAGTCATTAGGAGGTAATCGGTCCTAAGGAAGTCGTCAGTCCAAAGATCTGGATAGTAGCGATTCCCCGGCCCCTGGATGCTCCAGTTAGGCCGAGCTGTCGGCTCACCTAGCCCCAGCACCCAACGCTTGGCCCTCGCCTTTATCTGCTCGCTATCAAGGTTCCAGCTAAATGGCAGATGGGACGCCAGCCCTGCCTTAAAGAGGCAATCTGGACGATTGGACGCCTCCACGTACCCGAAGATGAGACGAGAGAGCCCCTCGGAGGTAGGGCTCCCAAGCAGAATTTGGCTGTCGCTTATACGTTCCCATACCTCCGGCACCACCTTCGCTTTGCGACGTTGCTCACCGCTCAGCACTGCATGCAGGGCTGTTGCATTGTCCGGATGGATCGCGTCGCCCGAGGAGAATAGCGGGTGCGCAGATTGCTGCTTGTATCCAGTCTCACGTAGCTGCAAGGTTCCGATAGTCAACGCTTCTCTTGACCCCGCCACGAATTTAACATCGCTTCGCAACTTTTTAAGTCGGGCGTATGTGGGCCTACTTATAACCAGCGCGCCACCTAGCGTTGTCGCGGCATATGCAGCTGCTTGTAGATCTTCAAACATCATGATGCGCTCGCAAATACAAGCAATGCAAGAAGAAGCTCTTGGGAGTGTCAGTTGGCACACCGGCCAACGACACACACGCTGCTCACCAAGAGTGAACAACCCCATTTTCCTTTAGTGCCTCTTCCATCATGCGCCGGTCAGGCTGCCGGCAGCAAACCAGGAACCCCACTTCGGAGATGGGGTACTGGCTCTAGCTAATGGGCCAACCAGCAGCACCCGAGCGCCCGCCCCCAAGGAAGGACGCGGGCACTGGCAAGTCATCTCCTACGCCGTGCTGGTCGGCCCCGTTTCTCCCCGGTACCCGTCCCGGCGGACCTTCGCGTGCGCCGGGAGCAGGCTCAGTGACGCGGCCTCGATGAGCACCTCGGTTTTCGTATTGTGGCTGGTTGGGGGCTCGAACCTGCGGCCACCCCATGCGTCAGGTTCTGCGTCTCGGTGAACCGGAAAACATCGACGACTCCGCTATCACCTGCGGTGATCGTCCGATTCGGGCATGATCCCGCGTCCTAGCCAGCCCGCGACCGACACCGTTCCTGCCCGATTAGGTCGTGTGCGATCCGGGGCGCAGTGCGGTCTGCATCACTGTTCGGCAGCGGTCCCATGAGGCGGGGACGAGGTGGCCGTAGACGTCGACGGTGGTTTTGATCGATTTGTGCCCCAGCCAGCGGGAGACCTCGTGGATAGGGATGCCGTGGGCGAGGGCGGTGGAGGCGAAGAAGTGGCGCAGGCCGTGCGGGGTGTACTTCGCGTTCCCGTCCGGCTTGACGATGCCCGCGGCCTTGAGTGCCTTCCTGAAGTGGTAGGCGTAGGTGTTCGCCGTGGGCATGATGCCCTTGCCCCGGTCGCGCGGCGCGAACAGCACCTCCATACCGGCCGTCGGCACCGTTCCCCACTCCCACAGGTGCGCGTCGATCTCCTCGGCGAGGAAGGCGGGCAGGGGAACGTCCCGGTACTCCCCCTCGGCTCGGTGCTTGAGCGGGATGAAGCGGGTCTTGCAGTCGTCGCGGTGCGCCTTCGCGCTGACCTGCCGGCGCACGCGCAGGAAGTCGGAGCGGACACAGTCGGTGGTGAATGCCAGGGTCTCGCTGATGCGCAGGCCCGCCCCGGCCTGCAGGTACACGGTCAGGCGGTACTGGGGTGAGATCTGCTTGGCGATGAGATCGACCTCGTACAGGGTGGGGATCTCGTCCTCGTCGACCGCGTGCGTCGCGCTACGGGGCAGTTTGATGCCCTCAGTGGGGTCATCCGCCCTTCTCTTCTCTTTGATCGCGGTCTGGAAGAGGCTGGTGACCATCTTCATGCGATCGCACACCGTACTCGAGGCGAGGTTCTTCCCCAGCGCAGCGACGAAAGCCTCGACGTCCTTGCTCTCCACCCCCGCGATCGTCTTGCCACCCAGGCGAGGGAGTAGATGGATCCGCAGGAAGCTCTCGTAGTTGCGGTAGGTGGAGTCGCTGATGACCTGGCGCTCCAGCCACTCCGCGGCGTAGGCGCGCAGGGTGACCTCACCGCGTTTGGGGTCGAGGTAGAGGCCCTCGTACTTGTCGTGTTGCAGCCTGTCGGCGAAAGCGTCGGCTTGGGACTTCTTTTCGAAGCTCGGCTGCCGTTCAGCGCCGGCCGGTTCGCGGTAGCGGACCGTCCACGGATGTCCGCACCGGGGCTTTGTGCACGGGTAGTTGACGTTGCGTTTGTCGCTCTTGCACCTCTGGTAGACGGTGGCCATCGCGCCTGACTCCTTGCTCGCTCGCTTCGGGTACCCGGTCTCACCCGTAGTGCTCCTCCAGGTAGTTGGCGATGTCGCGCTCGCGGAACCGCAGGAGACGCCCGACCTTCTGGGGTTTGATCCCCCAGGCGCGGTACTTGTTCCTGACAGTGACCTCACTGACCCTCAGCCACGCCGCGACCTCTTCCACGGTCAGCAGCCGGTTGCTCCCACCTCGCGTCATGCGCCCACCGCCCCGTCCGGATCCATGGTGATCTCCCTTGTGCTCGGGTCTTGGGCCAGCGGTGCATGGCGCGGTGGCGGCCCGGCTACCGCACCGGGCATGGACGATGGACGCTCCATCTCGGCCATGGCGTCAAGCCCGCGATCTTGCGGGGTGAAGTCGCGCGGGAGGGGGGCGGTCATCACTCGCCTCGCCCCATGGGTGCCGCTGGTAGTCGGGATCGCGAAGGTAGAGGTAGGGGTGGGCGTCCGTGCATGGCTCGGTCGGCTGGTGCAGATCTCGAGGGATGGAGGTACGAGGTGGCTTGGCTGGCAAGGGGTAGGGCTGAGCGGCGGACATCGGCAGGTGGCGCCCGGGAGTGGGTCGGATCCGTCTGGTGCTGACGTGAAGTAATAGGGAAACCGGCGGCCGGAATTGTCATCGCCATCACGGATGTTCGGCATACGACGACGCGGGGAGAACGCGGCCGCCGTCCCAGGCAGACCTGTTCATGCGGCCGTGTTGCCGCAGCTCATGCAGATGAGAGTCGCCAACGAGCCACCGCCCTGTTCGCCGGATGTGCGGTGGAGCAGAATTTTCTTTGTTCGATACCGAATGGCGTAGCGGCAGCAGCTACGTTGCGGCACAGAGCTCCGACCACATCTCGCGCAGCACACCCTGTCCGCGACGGATCCGCAGCCGAGCACGGCCTGATCCAGCCGACAGACCGTCAGCCACATCCAGCTCCGATCCAGCGGCGGTTCGGATAACCAGGGATGACGACAGGTGACGAGACGTCAGCCCATCCAGCACGGATCCAGCACCGGGCACGACAACGGGGCCGACCCCGGATGGGACCGACCCCGCCTGACCTGCACATTTGCCAGATCGCTACATCAACGCTATGGCGCCGCTCAGACGTTGAACCGAAACTCCACCACGTCCCCGTCCTGCATCACGTACTCCTTGCCCTCCATGCGGGCCTTGCCGGCGGCGCGGGCCTCGGCCACGGAGCCGGTTTCGACGAGGTCGGCGAAGGAGATGACCTCGGCCTTGATGAAGCCCTTCTGGAAGTCGGTGTGGATGACACCGGCGGCCTCGGGGGCGGTGGCGCCCTTCTTGATGGTCCAGGCGCGGGTTTCCTTGGGGCCGGCCGTCAGGTACGTCTGCAGGCCAAGGGTGTCGAAGCCGACGTGGGCGAGGGTGGCCAGGCCGGGCTCGTTCTGGCCGACGGACTGGAGGAGTTCGAGGGCCTCGTCGTCGTCGAGCTCGGCGAGGTCGGCCTCCAGCTTGGCGTTGAGGAAGATGGCCTCGGCGGGGGCGACCAGGGCGCGCTGCTCGTTCTTGAAGTCCTCGTCGGAGAGCTCTTCCTCGTCGACGTTGAAGACGTAGAGGAAGGGCTTGGTGGTGAGGAGGTGGAGGTCGTGCAGCAGCTCGGTCTTCTCCGTGCCCTGGACGTAGCCGGCGGCGAAGAGGGTGCGGCCCTCCTCCAGGATGGCCTTGGCCTCCTCGACGGCCTTGACCTTCGGGGCGACGTCCTTCTTGATGCGCGACTCCTTCTGGAGGCGCGGCAGCACCTTCTCGATGGTCTGGAGGTCGGCGAGGATCAGCTCGGTGTTGATGGTCTCGATGTCGTTCTTGGGCGAGACCTTGCCGTCGACGTGGACGACGTTCTCGTCCTTGAAGGCGCGGATGACCTGGCAGATCGCGTCGGACTCGCGGATGTTCGCGAGGAACTTGTTGCCCAGCCCCTCGCCCTCGGAGGCGCCGCGGACGATGCCCGCGATGTCGACGAAGTCGACCGTGGCGGGGAGGATCTTCTGGGAGGAGAAGATCTCCGCCAGCTTGGTCAGGCGGGGGTCGGGGACGCCGACCACGCCGACGTTCGGCTCGATGGTGGCGAACGGGTAGTTGGCCGCCAGCACGTCGTTCTTGGTCAGGGCGTTGAACATGGTCGACTTGCCGACATTCGGCAGACCGACGATTCCGATCGTGAGCGACACGGTGGCGACTTCCCGGGGCGTGGAGGTGGGTGACGGGCGGCCGGCTCCGGGGGCCCGGCCGGTCGGGACCGAGCGGGGCCGGGGCGGCCGATCCCCCAGTCTACTGGGCCCGGCGCACCTGGCCGGGGGGACCGGGCGAGGCCCCCGTGAGGGCGCACGGCATCGAACGAAGCCCCCAAGACAGGTCAAAGTGCGTGTCCTGCGACCTATTAATCCCACTTAGCGGCCTACCGTTGCCGAGTGGAGCAACACGAAGCGCACACGACCCCTTACAGCCCTCCGCTGAGCGGCGGTCCGGCGACGGGCCAGGATGCCCGGCTCCCGCGCCCTGCCGAGGCGGTGGTCCCCGATCCCGACGACGACTTCCTCTCCGCGATGCGGGCCTCCGGGTACGCGTCGGTCCCCTCGGGCACCACGGTCACGGCTCGTGGTTACGCGCCGACGGTCGACGAGTACCGCAACCCGGTCCGCCCGTCGCCGCTGCCCGAGCCGGTAGGCCCGTCCACCACGGACGGCGACGAGACCGCGACCGTCTACCAGGCCCGGCCGCAGCGGCCCGCCCCCGCCCCGGTCACCGGCCTGCTGGGCCGGATGCCGGCCGCCAAGCTCACCGGACTCGGCTGCGGACTGCTGGCCACGCTCGCGCTGCTGTCGTTCGCGTACCTGGACCAGCTGCTCTTCCACGGGACGCAGACCGCGTACGGGGTGTTCTTCCTGCTGGTGAGCGTGTGCGCGGGGGCGTGGGTGCGGCCGTACGACCTGGTCGCCGCGCCGGTGGCGCTGCCGATCGCGTTCACGGCCGGCGCGCTGCCGATCCAGCACGGCCCGGCGGGGTTCCCCGGGCTGCTGATGGGCATCTTCACCGTCCTCGCGCTGAACGCGGGCTGGCTCTACGCGGGCACGCTGGCCTGCGGGCTGGTGGTGCTCGTCCGCAGGGCGCGGCTCAGCGCCCGGCGTCGGGCCAGCCGACCGGTGACGCGACAGCGGACCGGGCAGCGGCCGGACGGCCCGCGGCAGGACGAGCCGTCGCCGCGGAAACGGCCGGGGAACCGCCCCTCTCAGGTGGCCCGCCAGCCCGAGCGGCATGCGCCGCCATCGCGGCACCCACGATCCCCGCGTTGTTCTGAAGCTGCGCCGGTACGATCTCGGCCCTGATCCCCTCGATCAGCGGCAGGAACTTCTCCGCCTTGCGGCTCACCCCGCCGCCGATCACGAACAGTCCGGGCGAGAACAGCGCCTCCACATGCGCGAGGTACTTCTGGACCCGGTGCGCCCACTGCTGCCAGCTCAGCTCCTCGTCCTCCTTGACCTTGCCGGAGGCGCGCTTCTCGGCGTCGTGGCCGTGGAGTTCCAGGTGGCCGAGTTCGGTGTTGGGGACCAGGCGGCCGTCGGTGAAGACGGCGCTGCCGATGCCGGTGCCGAACGTGAGGACGATGACCGTGCCGCCCCGACCGCGGCCGGCGCCGAACTGCATCTCGGCCAGGCCCGCCGCGTCCGCGTCGTTGAGGAGCGTGACCGGACTGCCGCCGGCCTCGCCGCCGAGCCGCTCGGTGAGCAGCGCGGCGGCGTCCATGTCGATCCAGCCCTTGTCGACGTTGGCGGCCGTACGGGTCGTGCCGCCGGTGACCACGCCGGGGAAGGTGGCACCGACCGGGCCCGACCAGCCGAAGTGGTCCACGACCTGCTTGACGCAGTCCGCGACCCCCTCGGGGGTGGCCGGATGCGGGGTCAGGACCTTGTAGCGCTCGTCCGCCAGGTCGCCGCGCTCCAGATCCACCGGGGCGCCCTTGATGCCCGTTCCGCCGATGTCCACACCGAAGACCCTCATGGGAAAAGGCTAGGCGCGGAGCGGGCGGACCGCCCCCGGGATGGCCGAAGCGGCCGGCGGTCAGTCCTCGGCCGCCGCCCTGGCCTCGGCGCGCAGGTCGCGGCGGAGCTCCTTGGGGAGCGAGAAGGCGATGGACTCCTCGGCGGCGGTGACGGTCTCGACGTCGTCGTACCCGCGGGCGGCGAGCCATTCGAGGACGCCCTCGACCAGGATCTCCGGGACCGAGGCTCCGGAGGTGACACCGACCGTGCGCACGTCCGCGAGCCAGCTCTCGTCGATCTCCTCGGCGTAGTCGACCAGGTGGGCGTCGCGGGCGCCGGCGCCGAGCGCGACCTCGACCAGGCGGACCGAGTTCGAGGAGTTCTTGGAGCCGACGACGATGACCAGGTCGGCCTCGGCGCCCATCTGCTTGACCGCGGTCTGGCGGTTCTGGGTGGCGTAGCAGATGTCGTCGCTGGGCGGCGAGAGGAGGTTGGGGTAGCGGCCCTTGAGGGCGTCGACGGTCTCCATGGTCTCGTCGACGGAGAGCGTGGTCTGGGAGAGCCAGACGACCTTGTCGGGGTCGCGGACCTCGACGTTGGCCACGTCCTCGGGGCCGTCGACCAGGGTGATGTGCTCGGGCGCCTCGCCGCTCGTCCCGATGACCTCTTCGTGGCCCTCGTGGCCGATCAGGAGGATGTCGTAGTCCTCCTTGGCGAACCGGACGGCTTCCTTGTGGACCTTGGTGACCAGCGGGCAGGTCGCGTCGATGGTGGCGAGCTTGCCGCGCCTGGCCTCTTCGTGGACGACGGGGGCGACGCCGTGCGCGGAGAAGATGACGATGTTGCCCTCGGGCACCTCCTCCGTCTCGTCGACGAAGATGGCGCCCTTCTTCTCCAGGGTCTTGACGACGTACTTGTTGTGGACGATCTCGTGGCGTACGTAGACGGGCGCGCCGTACTGCTCCAGGGCCTTCTCGACGGCGATCACGGCGCGGTCCACGCCCGCGCAGTATCCGCGGGGCGCGGCGAGGAGGACCTTGCGGGTGTGCTGCGGGCCGGGAGTTGCAGTCATGCGTCCCATCGTAAGGCCGTGCCCGGGGGCGGCCGATCCCGTGGTTGCCGCAGACTGTCGACGTGCGGACGAAGGAGGCGGGATGGCGGACACGGTCGGCGTGACCACGGACGACGAGGCGCCCGGCGGCGCCGGATCGCTGCACCGGACGCTGTCGTTCCGGGACCTGGTGGTCTACGGGCTGCTGTTCATCGCCCCGATGGCGCCGGTCGGGATCTTCGGCACCCTCCAGGCCACGTCGCACGGTGCGATCACGGCGGTGTACGTGGTCGCGACGGTCGCGATGGCGTTCACGGCGTATTCGTACGCCCAGATGGTGCGGGTCGCCCCGAAGGCCGGGTCGGTCTACGCGTACGCGCGGGCCGGCCTGGGCGAGGGCGCGGGGTTCGTCGCCGGGTGGATGGCGATGCTGGACTACCTGCTGATCCCGGCGGTGGCGTATCTGTTCTCCGGGATCGCGCTGCACGCGCTGGTGCCGCAGGTGCACCAGTGGGTGTGGACGGCGGTCGCGGTGGTGGTCACGACACTGCTGAACCTGTGGGGGGTGCGGACCGCGGCGGCGGTCGGGTTCGCGGTGCTGGCGATGGAGATCGCGGTGCTGGTGGTCTTCGTGGTCGCGGCGGGGTGGGCGCTGGTGGCGCACGGGGCGCAGCGCGGCTGGGCGGTGCCGCTGACCGGGGAGGGCGGGTTCTCGCTGGACGCGTTGCTGGCGGCGGTGTCGGTGGCGGTGCTGTCCTATCTGGGCTTCGACGCGATCGCGTCGTTCGCGGAGGAGGCTTCCGGCGGTTCGCGGCGGGTGGCGCGGGCCGTGGTGACGTGCCTGGTGGTGGCCGGGGTGCTGTTCGCCGTGCAGACGTATCTGGCGGCACTGCTGGCCCCGATGAGCGCCGCGGAGCTGGCCGCGAAACCGGGTGAGCAGGGGGCCGCCTTCTATACGACGGTGGACTCGACGGTGGGCGGCTGGCTGCACGATCTGGTGGCGGTGAGCAAGGCGATCGGGGCGGCGTTCGCGGCGCTGGCCGGGCAGGCGGCGGCCGGCCGGCTGCTGTTCGCGATGGCCCGGGACCGACGGCTGCCGGGGGCGATGGCCAAGGTGGACGCGGGCAGCGGGGTGCCGCGCCGGGCGCTGCTGGGGGCGGCGCTGGTGACGCTGGTGGCGGCGGTCTGGGCGGCCACCCGGGACGACGGGCTGGACCGGCTGTCGTCGATCGTGAACGTCGGTGCGCTGACCGCGTTCGCGCTGCTGCACGCGTCGGTCATCGGGTGGTTCCGCATCCGCGGGCGGGAGGGGGCGTCCGGCGTACTGCGGCACGTGGTGGTGCCGCTGGCGGGGCTGGCGGTGGTGGTCGCGGTGATCGTCGAGGCGTCGGGGACCGCGCAGGCCGTGGGCACGGTGTGGCTGGCGGCCGGGCTCGGGGTGCTGGCGGTGCAGTACGCGCGCCGGCCGCGGGCGGGCGCGACGAAGGGCTGACGCCGGGGTCCGCTGCCGGGGCGGCCGCTGCCGGGCCGGTCCCGCAGCGCCGCCGGGCCGGCACTGTCAGTGGCCGCCGCTACTCTCGCTCGTATGGCTGTCTCTACGTCTCCGGAAGCGCCGATCCCGGTCGGCGAGGTGTCCCGGCTCATCGGCGGGTGGATCGACCGGCTCGGCGCGGTGTGGGTCGAGGGGCAGATCAC
This window encodes:
- a CDS encoding APC family permease, whose amino-acid sequence is MADTVGVTTDDEAPGGAGSLHRTLSFRDLVVYGLLFIAPMAPVGIFGTLQATSHGAITAVYVVATVAMAFTAYSYAQMVRVAPKAGSVYAYARAGLGEGAGFVAGWMAMLDYLLIPAVAYLFSGIALHALVPQVHQWVWTAVAVVVTTLLNLWGVRTAAAVGFAVLAMEIAVLVVFVVAAGWALVAHGAQRGWAVPLTGEGGFSLDALLAAVSVAVLSYLGFDAIASFAEEASGGSRRVARAVVTCLVVAGVLFAVQTYLAALLAPMSAAELAAKPGEQGAAFYTTVDSTVGGWLHDLVAVSKAIGAAFAALAGQAAAGRLLFAMARDRRLPGAMAKVDAGSGVPRRALLGAALVTLVAAVWAATRDDGLDRLSSIVNVGALTAFALLHASVIGWFRIRGREGASGVLRHVVVPLAGLAVVVAVIVEASGTAQAVGTVWLAAGLGVLAVQYARRPRAGATKG